Proteins found in one Labeo rohita strain BAU-BD-2019 chromosome 11, IGBB_LRoh.1.0, whole genome shotgun sequence genomic segment:
- the trpc4apa gene encoding transient receptor potential cation channel, subfamily C, member 4 associated protein a → MATLLGPESPWMGGKKRTRNRNILTRIRQSQVVGRGFSRGTQLPEALLQERDKRAKWHGIPVLLQELYESSHLNSDFTRTHIVLKELSSLLSMEAMSFVTEDRKTAQESTFPNTYTFDLFGGVDLLVELLMRPTLTTLQKPKMNDDLVKDCLSVLYNCCICTEGVTKSLASREDFVLFLFTLMTNKKTFLQTATLIEDILGVKKEMIQLEWIPNLSGLVQSFDQQQLANFCRILSVTISEPDVGNDDKHTLLAKNAQQKRNTSPSRAEVNQVTLLNIPGFIERLCKLATRKVSEATGTSNFLQELEEWYTWLDNTLVLDALMQIATDEAEHSSTESSDESTLATIPLRHRLPQSMKIVHEIMYKVEVLYVLCVLLMGRQRNQVHKMLAEFRLIPGLNNLFDKLIWRKYTTSNHVVHGQNENCDCSPEISFKIQFLRLLQSFSDHHENKYLLLNAQELNELSAISLKANIPEVEALVNTDRSLVCDGKKGLLTRLLTVMKREPPDSSFRFWQARAVESFLRGATSYADQMFLLKRGLLEHILFCIIDSGCKSRDVLQSYFDLLGELMKFNIDAFKRFNKYVNTEEKFQVFLTQINSSLVDSNMLVRCIVLSLDRFESQTEDVKVVEVLSECCLLSYMARVENRLSFLFRLVNIINVQTLTQENVSCLNTSLVILMLARRRGKLPFYLNALREKEYAEKYPGCLLNNFHNLLRFWQHHYLNKDKDSTCLENSSCIPFSFWKETVSVLLGEDRTSPCAIIGYIDEPYMELDRDLLED, encoded by the exons ATGGCGACGCTACTGGGGCCCGAGTCCCCTTGGATGGGAGGAAAGAAACGGACTCGAAACAGGAATATTCTCACCAGAATACGGCAGAGTCAAGTCGTGGGCCGAGGCTTCAGCAGGGGGACTCAG CTCCCAGAAGCTCTTCTTCAGGAGAGAGATAAGAGAGCAAAATGGCATGGGATTCCAGTCTTACTCCAAGAGCTGTACGAGAGTAGCCATCTAAACAGTGACTTCACCCGCACGCACATTGTCTTGAAG GAACTGTCATCCCTGCTGTCTATGGAGGCAATGTCTTTTGTGACAGAGGACAGAAAGACGGCACAGGAGTCCACCTTTCCCAACACGTACACCTTTGACCTGTTTGGAGGTGTAGAT CTGCTGGTGGAGCTTCTGATGAGACCCACTTTGACTACACTACAAAAACCCAAGA TGAATGATGACTTGGTGAAGGACTGCCTTAGTGTACTGTACAATTGCTGCATATGT ACGGAAGGGGTCACAAAAAGCTTGGCATCGAGGGAGGATTTTGTGTTATTTCTCTTCACATTGATGACAAATAAGAAGACTTTTTTGCAAACAGCTACGTTAATTGAGGATATTCTTGGAGTCAAAAAA GAAATGATTCAGCTGGAGTGGATCCCGAACCTGTCAGGACTCGTTCAGAGCTTTGACCAGCAGCAGCTTGCCAACTTTTGTCGTATCCTCTCCGTCACCATCTCTGAGCCTGATGTGGGGAATgatgacaaacacacactcctGGCTAAAAATGCACAGCAGAAACGCAATACCAGCCCATCACGTGCCGAGGTCAACCAGG TCACACTCCTGAACATCCCCGGCTTCATTGAGCGTCTCTGTAAGTTGGCCACACGGAAGGTGTCCGAGGCAACTGGAACATCAAACTTTCTGCAGGAACTGGAGGAATGGTACACTTGGCTCGACAACACTCTAGTGCTGGATGCACTCATGCAGATAGCAACTGATGAAGCCGAGCACAGTAGCACAG AATCTTCTGATGAGAGTACATTGGCCACCATCCCTCTGAGGCATCGTTTGCCACAGTCCATGAAGATCGTCCATGAGATCATGTATAAGGTGGAAGTGCTTTACGTTCTGTGTGTCCTTCTCATGGGCCGTCAGCGGAACCAG GTGCATAAAATGTTGGCAGAGTTTCGTTTGATTCCTGGACTCAATAACCTTTTCGACAAGCTCATCTGGAGGAAATACACCACCTCTAATCACGTGGTTCATGGACAGAATGAAAACTGTGATTGCAGCCCG GAAATCTCATTTAAAATCCAGTTCTTGAGGCTTCTGCAGAGCTTTAGTGACCACCATGA GAATAAATACCTACTTTTGAACGCCCAGGAGCTGAATGAGTTGAGTGCCATCTCTCTAAAGGCAAATATCCCTGAGGTGGAAGCTCTAGTAAACACCGACAG GAGTTTAGTGTGTGATGGTAAAAAAGGGCTTCTCACACGGCTCCTCACTGTCATGAAAAGAGAGCCGCCAGACTCTTCCTTCAG GTTCTGGCAGGCCAGAGCTGTTGAGAGCTTCCTCAGAGGGGCCACCTCATATGCAGACCAGATGTTTCTGCTGAAGAGAGGCTTGCTGGAG CACATCCTCTTCTGCATCATCGACAGCGGCTGCAAGTCCAGAGATGTCCTGCAAAGCTACTTCGACTTGCTCGGGGAGCTTATGAAGTTTAACATTGACGCCTTCAAGAGATTTAACAAATATGTCAACACAGAGGAAAAG TTCCAGGTGTTCCTCACCCAGATCAACAGCTCTCTGGTGGACTCCAACATGCTTGTGCGATGTATTGTCCTCTCTCTAGATCGCTTTGAGAGCCAGACAGAGGATGTGAAAG TGGTTGAAGTGCTCTCTGAGTGCTGTCTGCTGTCCTACATGGCTCGAGTGGAGAACAGACTGTCCTTCCTTTTTAGGCTGGTTAACATCATCAACGTGCAGACCCTCACACAG GAGAATGTGAGTTGTCTTAACACCAGCCTCGTGATTCTGATGCTGGCCCGGAGGAGAGGCAAGCTCCCGTTTTACCTGAATGCCCTGCGGGAGAAGGAATACGCAGAGAAATATCCCGGCTGCCTGCTCAACAACTTCCACAACTTGCTGCGCTTTTGGCAGCACCACTACCTCAACAAGGACAAGGACAGCACCTGCCTGGAGAAT AGCTCCTGTATTCCGTTCAGTTTTTGGAAGGAGACTGTTTCAGTGCTGCTCGGAGAGGACAGGACTTCTCCCTGTGCTATTATCGGCTACATAGATGAGCCTTACATGGAGCTAGACCGAGACCTTCTAGAGGATTGA
- the LOC127172900 gene encoding TATA element modulatory factor isoform X2 — protein MRTSAMQLAAAREENQSVTRKLKAQEKELQMRREHLNKRAENVKKDQEKLRQFKLENEETLKKNEARRLCAIERIKENKAKIKVTEEDIKKLKERYEALLARKELLELQVKQHQESTAKMPGKIEDTGRDSDCGGMQSIREEILEKWDNEEKEAESKKLEVLKDINELRILLLHYTNKLQQQQRELENLCSETREWEIKRDELRSATEREALQCAQIKARIHSIYELIAPYWRVSVNIKDPYRQLELIKKHFLLMRAVDDEQMCNVLSTENQTEAESIGQRRFISKL, from the exons ATGAGGACAAGCGCAATGCAACTTGCGGCGGCGCGTGAGGAGAACCAAAGTGTGACCAGAAAATTGAAAGCTCAAGAAAAG GAGTTGCAGATGAGGCGGGAGCACTTAAACAAAAGagcagaaaatgttaaaaaagaccAAGAAAAACTCAGGCAGTTCAAATTAGAAAACGAAGAGACATTGAAA aaaaatGAGGCCAGACGGTTATGTGCCATAGAACGAATAAAggaaaataaagctaaaatcaAAGTGACGGAAGAGGATATTAAGAAGCTAAAGGAACGGTATGAAGCCCTGCTGGCACGAAAAGAGCTGCTGGAGCTACAGGTCAAACAACACCAGGAGAGCACGGCAAAGATGCCTGGAAAG ATTGAGGACACTGGTCGAGACAGTGACTGTGGTGGCATGCAGTCCATCAGAGAGGAAATTCTGGAAAAATGGGATAATGAAGAGAAAGAGGCAGAAAGCAAAAAGCTGGAAGTGCTGAAGGACATAAATGAACTCCGGATTCTTCTCCTGCACTATACCAACAAACTGCAGCAGCAACAGAGAGAGCTCGAGAACTTATGCTCTGAAACACGTGAATGG GAAATTAAACGGGACGAATTGCGTTCTGCAACAGAAAGAGAGGCGCTCCAGTGTGCTCAAATAAAGGCTAGGATTCATTCAATTTATGAACTAATCGCACCCTACTGGAGAGTCTCAGTGAATATTAAGGACCCCTATAGGCAGCTGGAACtg attaaaaaacattttctgcttATGCGAGCTGTTGATGACGAGCAAATGTGCAACGTTTTGTCAACTGAAAATCAAACTGAAGCGGAGTCAATTGGACAGCGGAGATTTATATCCAAGCTGTGA
- the LOC127172900 gene encoding TATA element modulatory factor isoform X1: MKCNWKEYYRSVFKEELSSCIKDLEKESQSMRTSAMQLAAAREENQSVTRKLKAQEKELQMRREHLNKRAENVKKDQEKLRQFKLENEETLKKNEARRLCAIERIKENKAKIKVTEEDIKKLKERYEALLARKELLELQVKQHQESTAKMPGKIEDTGRDSDCGGMQSIREEILEKWDNEEKEAESKKLEVLKDINELRILLLHYTNKLQQQQRELENLCSETREWEIKRDELRSATEREALQCAQIKARIHSIYELIAPYWRVSVNIKDPYRQLELIKKHFLLMRAVDDEQMCNVLSTENQTEAESIGQRRFISKL; encoded by the exons atgaaatgcaaCTGGAAGGAATATTATCGGTCCGTTTTTAAAGAAGAGCTCTCGTC ATGTATTAAAGATTTGGAGAAGGAATCGCAGAGTATGAGGACAAGCGCAATGCAACTTGCGGCGGCGCGTGAGGAGAACCAAAGTGTGACCAGAAAATTGAAAGCTCAAGAAAAG GAGTTGCAGATGAGGCGGGAGCACTTAAACAAAAGagcagaaaatgttaaaaaagaccAAGAAAAACTCAGGCAGTTCAAATTAGAAAACGAAGAGACATTGAAA aaaaatGAGGCCAGACGGTTATGTGCCATAGAACGAATAAAggaaaataaagctaaaatcaAAGTGACGGAAGAGGATATTAAGAAGCTAAAGGAACGGTATGAAGCCCTGCTGGCACGAAAAGAGCTGCTGGAGCTACAGGTCAAACAACACCAGGAGAGCACGGCAAAGATGCCTGGAAAG ATTGAGGACACTGGTCGAGACAGTGACTGTGGTGGCATGCAGTCCATCAGAGAGGAAATTCTGGAAAAATGGGATAATGAAGAGAAAGAGGCAGAAAGCAAAAAGCTGGAAGTGCTGAAGGACATAAATGAACTCCGGATTCTTCTCCTGCACTATACCAACAAACTGCAGCAGCAACAGAGAGAGCTCGAGAACTTATGCTCTGAAACACGTGAATGG GAAATTAAACGGGACGAATTGCGTTCTGCAACAGAAAGAGAGGCGCTCCAGTGTGCTCAAATAAAGGCTAGGATTCATTCAATTTATGAACTAATCGCACCCTACTGGAGAGTCTCAGTGAATATTAAGGACCCCTATAGGCAGCTGGAACtg attaaaaaacattttctgcttATGCGAGCTGTTGATGACGAGCAAATGTGCAACGTTTTGTCAACTGAAAATCAAACTGAAGCGGAGTCAATTGGACAGCGGAGATTTATATCCAAGCTGTGA
- the sla2a gene encoding src-like-adapter 2: MGCLTSRIWNRSPVHRLEESVLLSDEASGNHMHMAVALCNFPPHRSDEHTIFLGDKLNILSEDDDMLTVRSTSTGAEFFIPHTYVSKVHNRWLFEGITRRNAEQLLMLPPNYSGCFLIRESQSSPGSYSLSMRQDRGHMPNVKHYRIHQLHNGWFYIHHSHYFSTLAQLVDHYTRSSNGTYCQLTEPCLLQDSNRAIEHRPSSVTIQRSNLNWRDLSRSMIQRQLKGTDQECLVSEGLRETMKAYFYVTEESNYED; this comes from the exons ATGGGTTGTCTAACAAGTAGAATCTGGAATCGATCTCCTGTTCACAGACTGGAGGAATCGGTCTTGTTGTCTGATGAAG CATCAGGAAATCACATGCATATGGCGGTGGCCTTGTGTAACTTTCCACCTCACAGATCTGATGAACACACTATATTTTTAGGAGACAAGCTGAACATTTTATCAGA AGACGATGATATGTTGACGGTTCGTTCTACATCAACGGGCGCAGAGTTTTTCATTCCTCACACCTACGTTTCAAAAGTGCATAATCG GTGGCTGTTTGAAGGGATCACAAGGAGAAATGCAGAGCAACTTCTTATGCTGCCTCCAAACTACTCTGGATGTTTTCTAATTCGGGAAAGCCAGTCATCCCCTG GTTCTTACTCACTTTCCATGCGACAAGATAGAGGACACATGCCCAATGTAAAGCACTACAGAATCCATCAGCTCCACAACGGCTGGTTCTACATCCACCACAGCCACTACTTCTCCACTCTCGCCCAGCTGGTAGACCATTACACAC GGTCTTCTAATGGTACGTACTGTCAGCTAACTGAACCTTGCTTACTTCAAGACTCCAACAGAGCTATAGAGCATAGACCCTCATCAGTAACAATCCAGAGGTCCAATCTTAACTGGAGAGATTTGTCCAG GTCCATGATTCAAAGGCAGCTAAAGGGAACCGACCAGGAGTGTCTGGTCAGTGAAGGACTGCGAGAGACAATGAAAGCATATTTTTATGTCACAGAGGAGTCAAACTATGAGGACTGA